The Hyphomicrobiales bacterium genome includes a window with the following:
- a CDS encoding helix-turn-helix domain-containing protein, whose protein sequence is MAGKKKPNPIDIHVGSRVRLRRMMTNMSQEKLGEHLGITFQQIQKYEKGTNRIGASRLQSISSVLQVPVSFFFDGAPNPAGTTNPSGMEENSSSYMVEFLSSPEGLQLNKAFSRIPDAKVRRRIVELVRSLAGDEA, encoded by the coding sequence ATGGCGGGCAAGAAAAAACCAAACCCAATTGACATACATGTCGGTAGTCGTGTCCGACTACGTCGCATGATGACTAATATGAGCCAAGAAAAACTTGGCGAACATCTTGGGATCACGTTCCAACAAATACAAAAATATGAAAAAGGAACGAACCGGATTGGTGCGAGTCGCTTGCAGAGTATTTCAAGCGTTTTACAAGTTCCTGTTTCTTTTTTCTTTGATGGCGCACCTAACCCTGCAGGCACAACTAATCCGTCCGGTATGGAAGAGAATTCTTCATCTTATATGGTTGAGTTTTTATCAAGCCCCGAAGGGTTGCAGCTTAACAAGGCGTTTTCCCGAATCCCAGATGCAAAAGTTAGACGCCGCATCGTTGAGTTAGTGCGCTCTCTCGCTGGCGACGAAGCTTAG